In a genomic window of Vibrio marisflavi CECT 7928:
- the pgl gene encoding 6-phosphogluconolactonase — translation MINHKIFDTPEQVVESLANDLKQISEQETPAHISLSGGSTPKMLFKRLAKEDYAKSINWQNLHFWWGDERCVAPDDEQSNYGEAKALLFDHIEIPAENIHRILGENDPESEAERFASEMTQEIPVENGTPVFDWILLGVGADGHTASLFPNKTNYDEPKLAITAIQPESGQIRVSKSARVLEAAKRISYLVLGSGKVDIVKEIHTTPASELPYPAAKIRSTNGETEWYLDLNAASKIA, via the coding sequence ATGATCAACCATAAGATTTTCGATACACCGGAACAAGTTGTAGAAAGCCTTGCTAACGATTTAAAACAAATCAGCGAGCAGGAAACTCCAGCGCATATCTCTCTGTCAGGTGGTAGTACACCTAAAATGTTATTTAAGCGCCTTGCTAAAGAAGACTACGCGAAGTCTATCAATTGGCAAAACCTACACTTTTGGTGGGGCGACGAACGCTGCGTAGCACCTGACGATGAACAAAGTAACTACGGTGAAGCAAAAGCCTTGTTATTCGATCACATCGAAATTCCAGCAGAAAATATCCATCGTATTCTTGGTGAAAACGACCCAGAATCTGAAGCTGAGCGCTTTGCTTCAGAAATGACGCAAGAAATACCAGTAGAAAATGGTACGCCTGTATTTGACTGGATCTTGCTAGGTGTTGGTGCAGATGGTCATACAGCCTCTCTTTTCCCAAACAAAACTAATTACGATGAGCCAAAACTGGCCATTACCGCGATTCAACCAGAATCTGGTCAAATTCGCGTATCAAAATCTGCACGAGTACTAGAAGCGGCAAAACGCATCAGCTACTTAGTTCTTGGCAGCGGTAAAGTTGATATCGTAAAAGAAATTCATACTACTCCAGCCAGCGAGCTGCCTTATCCTGCAGCGAAAATTCGCTCTACGAATGGCGAAACAGAGTGGTACCTTGATTTAAACGCAGCAAGTAAAATTGCCTAA
- a CDS encoding SDR family NAD(P)-dependent oxidoreductase, which produces MTVAFVTGGSKGIGLETVKRLNAQGMKVITCSRNPDVWAHVVETYPELASVEYMPLDIKNERLLKEAFDYVEKKYGKLDVAVNNASPSLASGGSFVQVSVEDLRSTLDNDFWAHALCLKYQLNLMRSGSCIVNISSVNGLRPTPSAAMYSASKHAIEGLTRSIAVDAIKMGIRVNSVAPGVTWTPRWEEKQQTEPNIKEQVCKVVPANRFAEVDEVVEAIMFLLSDKARYIVGHTLVVDGGLSLT; this is translated from the coding sequence ATGACAGTCGCGTTTGTAACTGGGGGAAGTAAAGGAATTGGTTTAGAAACGGTAAAAAGATTGAATGCGCAAGGAATGAAAGTGATTACTTGTTCAAGAAATCCAGATGTATGGGCTCACGTTGTCGAAACCTATCCAGAGCTAGCTTCGGTTGAATATATGCCTTTAGATATAAAGAATGAACGGTTATTGAAAGAGGCTTTTGATTACGTTGAGAAAAAATACGGAAAACTAGATGTAGCTGTCAATAATGCTTCTCCTAGCCTTGCTTCAGGTGGTAGCTTTGTTCAAGTTTCGGTGGAAGACCTTAGAAGTACGTTGGACAATGACTTTTGGGCTCATGCATTATGCCTTAAATATCAACTGAATCTCATGCGTAGTGGATCTTGTATCGTGAATATATCGTCGGTCAATGGTTTGCGTCCGACTCCAAGTGCCGCAATGTATTCGGCATCCAAGCATGCTATCGAAGGGTTGACTCGCTCCATTGCTGTTGACGCAATAAAAATGGGAATAAGAGTCAACTCAGTCGCTCCCGGTGTCACTTGGACTCCTAGGTGGGAGGAGAAGCAGCAAACTGAACCAAATATCAAAGAGCAAGTCTGTAAAGTCGTACCTGCGAACCGGTTTGCGGAAGTTGATGAAGTTGTGGAAGCGATAATGTTTTTACTGTCTGACAAAGCTAGATATATTGTTGGTCATACATTAGTAGTCGATGGCGGTTTATCTTTAACTTAA
- a CDS encoding ABC transporter substrate-binding protein — MNKKLLSVVIVVVILGIIGAMVMQKTPQKTVQTPAQTTDNKIVVSHNLWPGYYPITIAQEMGFFKDEGINVETHFSEDQLPQISEFYAQKYDALALPLGSIVSASGKYPDADVRVVYAIDDSVGGDAVVARAGINSIKELKGKSIGAALDGFGEVFVIEMLKTAGLTSDDVTIVNADANQVYERIKTKEIDAGHTWEPYISRAVKEGGKVIFTSKQTPGLIVDVITFQGKIVDERPEDVKAFIRACDRAIEYWLSNPDKTKELLIKSLNITEDDIFLDGIKLLTVKDNQHVFDKNNPNSVYLNAEIYSQFYINNGTLSRKPDVNKLISQIILTEK, encoded by the coding sequence ATGAATAAGAAACTGTTAAGCGTGGTAATTGTGGTTGTGATACTTGGGATCATTGGCGCAATGGTCATGCAAAAAACTCCCCAGAAAACGGTTCAAACTCCAGCCCAAACGACCGATAACAAAATCGTAGTGTCACACAACTTGTGGCCGGGTTATTATCCAATCACAATCGCGCAAGAAATGGGTTTTTTCAAAGATGAAGGTATCAATGTAGAAACCCACTTTTCTGAAGACCAACTTCCGCAAATATCTGAATTCTATGCGCAGAAATACGACGCTTTAGCTCTTCCACTTGGCAGCATTGTGAGCGCTAGTGGCAAATATCCCGATGCAGATGTACGTGTTGTATATGCCATTGATGACTCTGTTGGTGGAGATGCCGTAGTCGCTCGTGCGGGGATAAACAGTATTAAGGAGCTCAAAGGTAAGTCAATTGGTGCTGCGCTAGATGGTTTTGGGGAAGTTTTCGTTATTGAAATGCTAAAGACTGCTGGATTAACAAGTGACGATGTCACAATTGTTAACGCTGATGCTAACCAAGTTTATGAGCGGATTAAAACCAAAGAAATCGATGCAGGGCATACGTGGGAACCTTATATATCACGAGCAGTAAAGGAAGGCGGTAAGGTCATTTTTACCAGTAAACAAACACCTGGTTTGATTGTTGACGTGATTACCTTTCAAGGAAAAATCGTGGATGAAAGGCCTGAAGATGTGAAAGCGTTTATTCGTGCTTGTGATCGTGCAATTGAATATTGGCTCAGCAACCCTGATAAGACTAAAGAGCTATTAATCAAGAGTTTGAATATCACGGAAGATGATATTTTCTTAGATGGTATTAAGCTTTTAACCGTAAAAGATAATCAGCATGTGTTTGATAAAAACAACCCAAACTCGGTTTATTTGAATGCGGAAATTTATAGCCAGTTCTATATTAATAATGGGACTTTGTCGAGAAAACCTGATGTCAACAAACTGATCAGCCAAATCATTCTAACGGAAAAATAA
- a CDS encoding sensor histidine kinase, with product MRYSIRVKYILAFLLVSVLPIIILQVYNQVETKSSLVKYSNQSLVNVTNRVFENLNEFIAGNLDVVRTEALLPALKAYLVDPDNPEKRKMARDTLISLSRQDHVNILSYALMDMSGKVLLDSYRPNVGQSESSSQCYRAVTHTRFPSVSGITFSKYFPGVSIINFCAIVRFRGKEIGIIRLRYNAAAVTNSISSRSSNGSSPYFMLLDENNIRLAHSVLPELAFKSLINLRPAELAELLQQNKIYSTKEVSPIVALNEFQTQLNNSDSEAMFETKLTSLHDINRTAENYVVVKHLNYLPWKLVGAQPQDVFDAPIMKQQSRAIWLATGIVGVVVIFSFLLTQIISAKLKKLTVSVAKYKAGDEFEKLEIKSNDEIEVLAESFNQMAERTKNTMVDLEESVAKLEAAEKEVRELNAELEQRVADRTEELKQSIVELKQAQQQLITQEKMASLGRLVAGVAHEINTPIGISVTAASFLSGESKQIMEDLQQDKLSEHGLVTFINQIEESGDILQVNLRRASEIITSFKQLAVSQSDEHIQRFDLHTHLELMVLTLKPKLQENSISIDFQCPENVFVTCDPTNLSQVIDNLILNALVHGYSGVIGGVILVKVIDMGEQVQIVVQDRGHGISAENLEHVFEPFFTTTRGSGGTGLGMHLVYNIVHQNLKGTISCESKLGKGTSFIVTMPSNISG from the coding sequence ATGAGATACTCCATTCGGGTTAAATATATACTTGCTTTTTTACTGGTGTCGGTACTGCCAATCATAATCTTGCAAGTATATAACCAAGTGGAGACAAAAAGCTCTTTGGTTAAGTACTCGAACCAAAGCTTAGTGAACGTCACCAATCGAGTTTTCGAGAATTTAAATGAATTTATCGCTGGTAATTTAGATGTTGTCCGAACGGAAGCGCTACTGCCAGCATTGAAAGCCTACCTTGTCGATCCTGACAATCCTGAAAAAAGAAAAATGGCCAGAGACACACTGATCTCACTTAGCCGACAAGACCACGTCAACATCTTATCGTACGCGCTGATGGATATGAGTGGGAAAGTGTTGCTAGATTCTTATCGCCCAAACGTAGGTCAAAGTGAGTCATCTTCACAATGTTATCGGGCGGTCACTCACACTCGTTTTCCATCAGTCTCTGGGATTACTTTTTCAAAATACTTTCCTGGCGTAAGCATTATTAACTTCTGTGCAATTGTTCGCTTTAGAGGGAAAGAGATAGGCATTATTCGGTTGCGGTACAATGCTGCCGCGGTGACCAACTCAATAAGTAGTAGATCTTCAAATGGTTCTTCACCTTACTTCATGCTTCTTGACGAAAACAACATTCGATTGGCGCATAGTGTATTACCAGAGCTTGCTTTTAAGTCATTGATCAACTTAAGGCCCGCGGAGTTAGCAGAACTGCTTCAACAAAATAAAATTTACTCGACCAAGGAAGTGAGCCCAATTGTTGCGCTCAATGAATTCCAAACACAGCTGAATAATTCAGACTCTGAAGCTATGTTTGAAACCAAACTGACCTCACTGCACGATATTAATAGAACGGCTGAAAACTATGTTGTCGTCAAGCACCTAAATTACCTTCCTTGGAAGCTAGTTGGAGCTCAACCCCAAGATGTGTTTGATGCCCCAATCATGAAACAGCAGAGTAGGGCAATATGGTTAGCCACAGGTATAGTCGGTGTGGTAGTTATATTTTCCTTTCTTCTTACTCAAATAATTTCAGCGAAGTTAAAAAAGTTAACCGTTTCAGTAGCGAAATATAAAGCTGGGGATGAATTTGAAAAGCTAGAAATAAAATCAAACGATGAGATTGAGGTGTTAGCCGAGTCCTTCAACCAGATGGCTGAGCGAACAAAAAACACAATGGTTGATTTAGAGGAATCTGTTGCCAAACTTGAAGCCGCTGAAAAAGAGGTGAGAGAGCTCAACGCTGAGCTTGAACAAAGAGTTGCCGATAGAACAGAAGAACTCAAACAATCGATTGTTGAACTTAAGCAAGCACAACAACAGTTGATCACACAAGAAAAAATGGCGTCATTAGGCAGACTCGTGGCCGGTGTAGCCCATGAAATCAATACACCGATAGGTATTAGTGTTACTGCGGCATCCTTTTTGTCGGGTGAATCCAAGCAAATAATGGAGGACTTACAGCAAGATAAATTATCGGAACACGGCTTGGTTACCTTCATCAATCAAATTGAAGAGTCTGGCGATATTCTCCAAGTTAATTTGCGAAGAGCATCTGAAATCATCACTAGCTTTAAACAGTTAGCAGTATCGCAGTCTGACGAACATATTCAGCGATTTGATCTTCACACTCACTTAGAGCTGATGGTGCTGACATTGAAGCCGAAATTACAGGAAAATAGTATTTCTATCGATTTCCAATGCCCGGAAAATGTATTCGTTACCTGTGATCCTACCAACCTTTCCCAAGTCATTGATAACTTGATTTTGAACGCGCTAGTTCACGGTTATAGTGGCGTTATTGGCGGTGTTATCTTAGTTAAGGTTATTGATATGGGCGAACAAGTGCAGATAGTTGTTCAAGACCGTGGGCATGGAATTAGCGCAGAAAACTTAGAGCACGTATTTGAGCCATTCTTTACCACAACGCGAGGCTCGGGCGGAACAGGCTTGGGCATGCACCTTGTTTATAATATTGTACATCAGAACTTGAAAGGAACTATCAGCTGCGAAAGTAAATTAGGGAAGGGGACATCTTTTATAGTTACGATGCCTAGCAATATTAGTGGTTAA
- the zwf gene encoding glucose-6-phosphate dehydrogenase — translation MVIPENSSIVIFGASGDLTYRKLIPALYHLYASNQLPKSFAILGVSRTEYSDQSYRDKLKQSLLEMEQTEPEALDSFIQHLHYQAINTSDVQDYARLATRLDQLSDQYQFETRNTLFYLATPPSLYSVIPESLAAHGLNDESNGWKRLIVEKPFGYDLESAKELDESIHTHFQEHQIYRIDHYLGKETVQNLLVFRFSNAMFEPLWNRNYIEYIEITGAEHLGVEERGGYYDGSGAVRDMFQNHLLQVLAMVGMEPPAQINADSMRDEVAKVLQCLKPLDEHDLRNNLVLGQYTGSDVRGEFLQGYREEPGVAEDSRTETYVGLKAYINNWRWNGVPFYVRTGKRLPTRVTEVVIHFKRTPHPVFGLDAPENKLIIRIQPDEGIQMSFGLKEPGAGFKAKEVKMNFHYASLEETQMLTAYERLLHDALNGDATLFARTDAVEACWQYVQPILDFKQDPQALFGYACGTWGPKESDQLLERDGRAWRFPCKNLTDTDYCEL, via the coding sequence ATGGTAATACCCGAAAACAGCAGCATCGTTATCTTCGGTGCCTCTGGTGATCTGACTTACCGAAAGTTGATCCCCGCCCTATACCACTTATACGCTAGCAATCAGCTACCAAAATCTTTTGCAATTTTAGGCGTTAGTCGAACGGAATACAGTGATCAGTCATACCGAGATAAGCTAAAACAGTCTCTGTTGGAAATGGAGCAAACTGAGCCAGAAGCACTAGATAGCTTTATTCAGCACTTGCATTATCAGGCAATCAACACTTCCGACGTTCAAGACTACGCAAGACTCGCTACACGCCTCGACCAGTTATCAGATCAATACCAATTTGAAACTCGTAACACTCTTTTCTATTTAGCGACTCCTCCTAGTCTATATAGCGTTATCCCTGAAAGCTTAGCGGCACACGGTTTAAACGACGAATCAAATGGTTGGAAACGCCTAATTGTCGAAAAGCCTTTTGGCTATGATCTTGAATCAGCGAAAGAGCTGGATGAATCCATTCATACGCACTTCCAAGAACACCAAATTTACCGTATTGACCATTACCTAGGTAAAGAAACCGTTCAAAACCTTCTAGTATTCCGCTTCTCTAACGCGATGTTTGAACCGCTATGGAACAGAAATTACATTGAATACATCGAAATTACGGGTGCTGAGCACCTAGGGGTTGAGGAGCGAGGAGGATATTACGACGGCTCAGGCGCAGTTCGTGATATGTTCCAAAATCACCTACTCCAAGTACTGGCTATGGTAGGTATGGAACCACCAGCACAAATCAACGCAGATTCAATGCGTGATGAAGTTGCTAAAGTACTGCAATGCCTCAAACCGCTTGATGAGCATGACCTACGTAACAACCTTGTTCTTGGCCAATATACAGGCTCTGACGTACGTGGAGAGTTCTTGCAAGGTTACCGCGAAGAGCCAGGCGTAGCTGAAGACTCTCGTACTGAAACTTACGTTGGCTTGAAAGCTTACATCAACAACTGGCGTTGGAATGGTGTACCTTTCTATGTGCGTACAGGTAAACGCCTTCCGACTCGTGTAACTGAAGTTGTTATTCACTTCAAACGTACTCCTCATCCAGTATTCGGTTTAGATGCGCCAGAGAACAAACTGATTATTCGTATTCAGCCAGACGAAGGAATTCAAATGAGCTTTGGCTTGAAAGAACCAGGTGCTGGCTTCAAAGCAAAAGAAGTGAAAATGAACTTCCACTATGCGTCTCTTGAAGAAACGCAGATGCTGACTGCATACGAAAGACTGCTTCATGATGCGCTAAATGGCGATGCAACATTGTTTGCACGTACTGATGCCGTTGAAGCCTGCTGGCAATATGTACAGCCAATTTTGGACTTTAAACAAGACCCTCAAGCGCTATTTGGTTACGCTTGTGGCACATGGGGACCAAAAGAATCCGATCAATTACTTGAACGTGATGGCCGAGCTTGGCGCTTCCCTTGTAAAAACTTAACAGATACGGACTACTGTGAATTATGA
- the gnd gene encoding decarboxylating NADP(+)-dependent phosphogluconate dehydrogenase, which produces MKGDIGVIGLAVMGQNLILNMNDHGFKVVAHNRTAAKVDEFLEGPAKDTNIVGAYSLEELVEKLEKPRKVMLMVRAGAVVDTFIENLVPLLDEGDIIIDGGNTNYPDTNRRVASLKEKGIHFIGTGVSGGEEGARFGPSIMPGGSPEAWPAVKPIFQAISAKTDEGEPCCDWVGNDGAGHFVKMVHNGIEYGDMQLITEAYQFMKDGLGMSADEMQAVFADWNKTELDSYLVEITADILGYKDEDGEALVEKILDTAGQKGTGKWTGINALDLGIPLTLISESVFSRCLSALKEQRVEAESLFGKTITPVEGDKQEWVDALRQALLASKIISYAQGFMLMREASNENGWDLNYGNVALMWRGGCIIRSAFLGNIRDAYEANPDIAFLGSDDYFKGILQNSLSAWRKVAAKSLEAGIPMPCTISALSFLDGYTTARLPANLLQAQRDYFGAHTYERTDRPRGEFFHTNWTGTGGDTASTTYDV; this is translated from the coding sequence ATGAAAGGTGATATCGGTGTTATTGGCCTAGCAGTAATGGGTCAAAACCTAATCCTAAACATGAACGACCATGGCTTTAAAGTGGTTGCTCACAACCGAACTGCTGCAAAAGTAGATGAGTTCTTAGAAGGACCAGCAAAAGACACTAACATCGTGGGCGCATACTCACTAGAAGAACTAGTAGAGAAGCTAGAAAAGCCACGTAAAGTAATGCTAATGGTTCGTGCGGGCGCGGTTGTAGATACGTTTATCGAAAACCTAGTACCACTTCTAGACGAAGGTGACATCATCATTGATGGTGGTAACACTAACTACCCAGACACCAACCGCCGCGTTGCTTCTCTAAAAGAGAAAGGCATTCACTTCATCGGTACTGGTGTATCAGGTGGTGAAGAAGGCGCTCGTTTTGGGCCTTCAATCATGCCAGGTGGTTCTCCAGAAGCATGGCCAGCAGTTAAGCCGATCTTCCAAGCTATCTCTGCTAAAACAGATGAAGGCGAACCTTGTTGTGATTGGGTTGGTAACGACGGTGCTGGACACTTCGTTAAAATGGTTCACAACGGCATCGAATACGGTGACATGCAGTTAATCACTGAAGCATACCAGTTCATGAAAGACGGCTTAGGTATGTCTGCAGACGAGATGCAAGCAGTATTTGCTGATTGGAACAAGACAGAACTAGACAGCTACCTAGTTGAAATCACAGCTGACATCTTAGGCTACAAAGACGAAGATGGTGAAGCACTTGTAGAGAAAATCCTAGATACTGCTGGACAAAAAGGTACTGGTAAATGGACTGGTATCAACGCGCTAGACCTAGGTATCCCACTTACTCTAATCTCTGAGTCTGTATTCTCTCGTTGCCTGTCAGCTCTAAAAGAACAGCGTGTCGAAGCAGAATCACTATTTGGTAAGACAATCACTCCAGTTGAAGGTGACAAGCAAGAGTGGGTTGACGCACTTCGTCAAGCTCTACTAGCATCAAAGATCATCTCTTACGCTCAAGGTTTCATGCTAATGCGTGAAGCATCAAACGAGAACGGCTGGGACCTAAACTACGGTAACGTTGCACTTATGTGGCGTGGTGGTTGTATCATCCGCTCTGCATTCCTAGGTAACATCCGTGATGCGTACGAAGCGAACCCAGACATTGCTTTCCTTGGTTCTGATGACTACTTCAAAGGCATCCTACAGAACAGCCTAAGCGCATGGCGTAAAGTGGCAGCTAAGTCTCTAGAAGCGGGTATCCCAATGCCTTGTACTATCTCGGCACTATCGTTCCTAGATGGTTACACTACAGCTCGCCTGCCAGCTAACCTACTTCAAGCTCAACGTGACTACTTCGGTGCTCACACTTATGAGCGTACTGACCGTCCGCGTGGTGAATTCTTCCACACTAACTGGACAGGTACAGGCGGTGACACTGCTTCAACAACGTATGACGTTTAA
- the xylA gene encoding xylose isomerase → MTEYFNSVEKVTFEGKESTNPFAFKAYDADKVILGKTMAEHLRFAACYWHNFVGVGSDPFGNPTYDRNWLKGSNPMEIATNKADAAFEFFSKLGVPYYCFHDTDVAPEGSNLREYIENFGFMVDYLEKKQEETGLKLLWGTANAFSNPRYMSGAASNPNPEVFAYAATQVFNAMNATKRLGGENYVLWGGREGYETLLNTDLRQEREQLGRMMQLVVEHKHKIGFKGTILIEPKPQEPTKHQYDYDTATVYGFLKQYGLEKEIKVNIEANHATLAGHSFQHEIATAISLGIFGSIDANRGDAQLGWDTDQFPNSVEENTLIMYEVLKAGGFTTGGLNFDAKVRRQSIDVNDLLTGHIGGMDTMALSLERAAKMIENDHLAKVVAERYAGWNGELGSKILNKNFSLEDIANYALENDVNPKEVTGGQESLENFVNQVIYS, encoded by the coding sequence ATGACTGAATATTTCAACAGCGTCGAAAAAGTAACATTCGAAGGTAAAGAATCTACAAACCCATTTGCATTTAAAGCGTATGATGCAGATAAGGTTATCCTTGGCAAAACCATGGCTGAACACCTACGTTTTGCTGCATGTTATTGGCACAACTTTGTAGGCGTGGGCTCAGACCCGTTTGGCAATCCAACTTATGACCGTAACTGGCTAAAAGGTAGCAACCCAATGGAGATTGCTACCAACAAAGCGGATGCGGCATTTGAGTTCTTTAGTAAGCTTGGTGTGCCTTATTATTGCTTCCATGATACAGATGTGGCTCCAGAAGGCAGCAACCTAAGAGAGTACATTGAAAACTTTGGCTTTATGGTTGACTACCTAGAGAAAAAGCAGGAAGAAACAGGCCTGAAACTGCTTTGGGGTACAGCAAACGCGTTCTCTAACCCTCGTTATATGTCTGGTGCGGCAAGCAACCCTAACCCAGAAGTGTTCGCTTACGCAGCAACTCAAGTATTTAACGCTATGAATGCGACTAAGCGTCTAGGCGGTGAAAACTATGTACTTTGGGGTGGTCGTGAAGGTTATGAAACTCTACTCAATACAGATTTACGTCAAGAGCGTGAGCAGCTTGGTCGTATGATGCAATTGGTTGTTGAGCATAAGCATAAGATTGGTTTCAAAGGCACCATTTTGATTGAGCCTAAGCCACAAGAGCCAACCAAGCACCAGTATGATTATGATACTGCGACCGTGTATGGCTTCTTGAAACAGTATGGCTTAGAGAAGGAAATTAAAGTAAACATCGAAGCAAACCACGCGACTCTAGCGGGTCATAGTTTCCAACACGAGATAGCAACTGCAATTTCGTTAGGTATATTTGGCTCAATTGACGCTAACCGAGGCGATGCTCAGCTTGGGTGGGATACTGACCAGTTCCCGAACAGCGTCGAAGAAAATACCCTCATTATGTATGAAGTGCTAAAAGCGGGTGGTTTTACGACGGGAGGGTTAAACTTCGATGCCAAAGTTCGTCGTCAGTCTATAGATGTGAACGATCTGCTAACAGGCCATATCGGTGGTATGGATACTATGGCTCTTTCCCTAGAGCGCGCTGCGAAAATGATCGAAAATGACCATTTAGCTAAAGTGGTTGCAGAGCGATATGCTGGTTGGAATGGAGAGCTTGGTTCGAAGATCCTAAACAAAAACTTCTCTCTAGAAGATATCGCGAACTATGCACTTGAAAACGACGTGAATCCAAAAGAAGTCACTGGTGGGCAAGAGTCGTTAGAAAACTTTGTTAACCAAGTTATTTATAGCTAA
- a CDS encoding sugar porter family MFS transporter, with protein MEENTTNNSKGANYMRTSTNLMLITMVAALGGLLFGYDTAVVAGAAESLQVYFHLSPAELGFGASSALIGCVIGAIIAGGLSTKYGRKGTLLMAAAAFFVSAVGTAMPFPFESFVFFRIVGGIGVGIASMVSPMFIAEIAPPKKRGALVSCNQFAIIFGMLLIYFVNYGIALMGDDAWLHSIGWRWMFASGVVPAALFLGLLLFIPDTPRWLAMKGRESEAKDLLRQINKGKDIDEQWQEIEQSLTSTSKEKVSIRKAGFAGVLFIGIALSVLQQITGINVFLYYAPVIFKSLASSGTDVAMFETILVGAVNLLFTVIAIFTVDKFGRKPLMMVGAAIMSLSMFAIGTAAYLDAVSGYLVVFVLGYIAAFALSLGPVTWVLLSEIFPNKVRAKALSIAVFAQWVANYLVSQTFPMMNAKSSYVYQAYHGGFPFWLYGAFGIVTIFFVAKWVPETKGKSLEELEQIWERKPQATSPSYQASLGK; from the coding sequence ATTGAAGAAAATACAACAAACAATTCTAAAGGGGCAAATTACATGAGAACGTCTACTAATCTAATGTTAATAACCATGGTTGCAGCACTAGGCGGCTTACTATTCGGTTATGACACAGCAGTCGTTGCGGGCGCTGCTGAATCACTACAAGTTTACTTCCATTTATCGCCAGCAGAACTCGGTTTTGGCGCATCTTCAGCGCTTATTGGTTGTGTAATTGGTGCCATTATCGCTGGTGGATTAAGCACGAAATATGGCCGAAAAGGTACTTTACTAATGGCAGCGGCAGCGTTCTTTGTTTCAGCTGTCGGTACAGCGATGCCGTTCCCATTCGAGTCTTTTGTTTTCTTTAGAATCGTTGGTGGTATTGGAGTTGGTATTGCATCGATGGTGTCACCTATGTTTATTGCAGAAATTGCACCACCGAAAAAACGCGGCGCGCTAGTATCTTGTAACCAGTTCGCGATTATCTTCGGTATGTTACTTATCTATTTTGTAAACTACGGTATTGCCTTAATGGGTGATGACGCGTGGCTGCACAGTATTGGTTGGCGTTGGATGTTTGCAAGCGGTGTTGTCCCTGCGGCTCTATTTTTGGGTCTACTACTGTTTATCCCAGATACACCTCGTTGGTTGGCGATGAAAGGGCGAGAGAGCGAGGCGAAAGACCTGCTGCGTCAAATTAACAAAGGTAAGGATATTGACGAGCAGTGGCAAGAAATCGAGCAATCTTTAACGTCAACAAGCAAAGAAAAAGTGAGTATCAGAAAAGCGGGCTTTGCTGGCGTCCTGTTCATTGGTATTGCACTTAGTGTTTTGCAGCAAATCACAGGCATAAACGTCTTCTTATATTATGCGCCAGTTATTTTTAAGAGCTTGGCTTCTTCAGGCACAGACGTCGCAATGTTTGAGACCATTCTTGTTGGAGCTGTCAATTTGCTGTTTACAGTAATAGCGATTTTTACTGTAGACAAATTCGGGCGAAAGCCTCTGATGATGGTGGGAGCTGCTATCATGTCTCTCTCAATGTTTGCCATCGGGACAGCGGCGTACCTTGATGCGGTAAGTGGTTACTTGGTTGTTTTTGTTCTGGGCTATATCGCAGCCTTTGCTTTATCGCTGGGGCCAGTAACTTGGGTGCTGCTGTCTGAAATTTTCCCTAACAAAGTTCGTGCGAAGGCGCTGTCGATTGCCGTGTTTGCGCAGTGGGTTGCAAACTATTTAGTGTCACAAACCTTCCCAATGATGAATGCTAAGTCTTCCTATGTTTACCAAGCGTATCACGGTGGTTTTCCATTCTGGTTATATGGTGCATTTGGCATTGTGACCATTTTCTTCGTCGCAAAATGGGTGCCAGAAACCAAAGGGAAATCTCTAGAAGAGCTTGAGCAGATTTGGGAGCGCAAACCACAAGCTACGAGTCCGAGCTATCAAGCATCCCTTGGTAAATAG